The nucleotide window GGTTGCAGCGACCCTTATCCTAATAAAATCAAAATCTCTATTACCAAATCTACCACTCACAAAAGAAGAAGAAACTTCAATCGATGACCTGGAACTTCGACTTAAACTTTACCAAGCTATAAAAGATATTGCTCCGTATATAAAAGAAAAATATGGAAAAGTTGTCCTACTGCCACTACCAGACAGACCTATCGGAACAGCACTTTTTAGCCCAGATAAAAATCTAAAAAAAGAAAGTATAGAATCTGCAATATTAAATGTTCTAGGATCTCTACCGGTAAAAGTCGATCTACCTGAGGTAACAGTAAAAACAATAGTAAGTATCGAAGAGATGATATCTTCACTTGAAGAGCGCATAACTAGCACTATGACACTCTCTTTTAAGGAGTTTAGTCGTTCAGACAGTTCCGAGGTAAAGGAAGTTAAAATTCATACAATAGTATCATTCTTGGCACTGCTCGAACTTGTGCGAACAGGGATTATTGATGTTATGCAAACAAACGCGTATGATGATATGACAATTAGTAAACGAATAGAAAATATATGAACATAGAACTTGATGCAAAAATTGAAGCCCTGCTTTTCTCAAAAGCAGAACCAGTAAGCATAAAAGAGCTTGCTCGTACTTTCAACGAAAGTGAAGTTAGTATCGGTGAAGCATTGGAAAAATTAAAACAAAAACTTTCTGACAGAGGAGTTAGATTAATTTCGCACGAGAACTTAGTAACACTATCTACTGCTCCAGAATGCGCTGTATTCTTAGATGAAATTAGGAGAGAAGAATTATCAAGAGAACTTTCCAAGGCAAGCTTAGAAACACTATCTATAATCCTCTATACAGACAAACCAACGCGCGGAGATATAGATTACATAAGAGGAGTGAACTCCAGTTTTATATTAAGAAACTTACTCGTTCGCGGAATAATAGAAAAAGATATTCATCCTGAAGATAGTCGCAAATTCATATATAAACCGACTCTAGACCTATTAAGATTCTTGGGAATAACCAACGTATCAGATCTAGAAAATTTTTCAGAGACAAAAGAAAAATTAAATGCATTTAGGTCTGCAAAGCCCGAAGAAAACACCAAAGAATAGACTAACAATGTATCCGAGTCGGCCAACAATTTTTTCTACACTGTTTTTAACATTCTGCCTTTTGGTAGTTTTTATATATCAAACAAAAATAAATGAAGCTCGAGAAACTGAAAGACAAATTTTAGAATCTCAATTGGAAAATTCTAAAAAAGAAATTTTCGAAAATCTAGAGCTGCAGGCGCAGGCATTTGTTATAAAAGATATTGATTCAGGTGAAATAATCTACGAATATGGGATGTACAGAAAAATGCCACTCGCTTCTCTAACAAAACTTATGACCGCATATGTATCACAAAAATATGCTCCTAGTAGTTTCAAAGTAGAAATAAATGAACAAGATCTAAAAGCAGTTGGAGATGCGAAGCTGTATCCTGGAGATACATGGAACTTAAATGATATTGTATCTTTTGCTATGGTAAATTCATCAAACGACGCAATAGAATCAATAGACAGAAATCTGTCAGCATATTTTGGTGGAAATAATAAATTTGTAGAAAAGATGAACGAAGAAGCTCTGCTTTTAGGTTTGTATAGTATGGAATTTTTTAATGCTACAGGCCTCGATGTAAACCAAAATACAAATGGGGGATATGGTTCTGTAAATGATGTAGCTAGTCTAACGATGCATGTTTTCAATGAATACCCGCATGTCTTGAAAGATACTATTTCCTCTAGAGCAAAATTTATATCTCTTTCAAACAAAGAGTATGAATCTATAAATACAAATACTTATATAGATTCATTATCGCCAATAATCGCATCAAAAACAGGCTATACGAACATAACTGGGGGCAATCTTGTCATTATAAAAGAAATACAGGGCAAAAAATTTGTATTTGTTGTAATGGGTTCAACTTATGAGGGCAGGTTTATAGATATGTCTATCTTAGCTAGAGCTGTAGAAGAATACCTACCCATAAAAACAGCCTACGATTTTAAAATTTAGCAAATAACTTATACAATTGTTATACTTCTAAATATGATAATAAATATAATCAAAATATTTATACCGACCACGATAGCATTCTTTTTAGGTATTGGTATGACCCCTTTTCTAATGCGACTGTTTATAAAAAACCGTCTCTGGAAAAGACATGCTCGAATAGATGAAACTATAAATGCCGATAAAATTTCGCCAACATTTACAGCCATACACAACACAAAAGAAGAGCTAGCTACACCAAGAGTCGGCGGTTCAATCATTTGGTTAGCGACACTAGGTACAGCATTGATAATATTCCTGATTTCTGTATTTATACCAAACGAAATAACTGAAAAACTAAACTTCATAAGTAGAAATCAAACACTACTTTTATTGTTCGCAATGCTTATAGCCAGCCTTGTTGGATTAACAGATGATCTGCTTACAATTTTTGCAAAACCAGGAACTTTTGCAAATGGATTTCCTAGAGGATACATGATTTCAATCGTCCTATCTATAGGGCTTATTGGCGGCTTGTGGTTTTACTACAAACTTGGAATATCTAGCATGGCAATACCTGTATTTGGAATACTTCCGCTTGGTATGCTGTTCATACCAGTTTTTATGGCAGTAATATTTGCAGTTTTTTCAAGTGGTGTAATAGACGGAATAGATGGACTAGCAGGAGGCGTGATGGCTATTATATTTGGAGCATATTCAACAATTGCTCTTTTGCAGAATCAAATTGATATAGCAGTATTTTGCGCTGTTGTGACTGGAGCAATATTATCTTTCTTGTGGTTCAATATTCCACCAGCAAGATTTTATATGGGAGAAACCGGCATGCTCGGACTTACTGTCACATTAACTATAGTAGCTTTCCTTACAGATACAGTTCTACTTCTACCAGTAGTTGCTTTTCCTCTTTTTGCTACAGCCCTATCTTCTGCAATACAAATATTTTCAAAAAAGTATTTCAA belongs to Candidatus Nomurabacteria bacterium and includes:
- a CDS encoding segregation/condensation protein A; its protein translation is MEEITKAGYTIKTEAFSGPFDLLLELIENKKLFVNEISLAEITADYIEHVRKMESLDLGQATHFAVVAATLILIKSKSLLPNLPLTKEEETSIDDLELRLKLYQAIKDIAPYIKEKYGKVVLLPLPDRPIGTALFSPDKNLKKESIESAILNVLGSLPVKVDLPEVTVKTIVSIEEMISSLEERITSTMTLSFKEFSRSDSSEVKEVKIHTIVSFLALLELVRTGIIDVMQTNAYDDMTISKRIENI
- a CDS encoding SMC-Scp complex subunit ScpB, which produces MNIELDAKIEALLFSKAEPVSIKELARTFNESEVSIGEALEKLKQKLSDRGVRLISHENLVTLSTAPECAVFLDEIRREELSRELSKASLETLSIILYTDKPTRGDIDYIRGVNSSFILRNLLVRGIIEKDIHPEDSRKFIYKPTLDLLRFLGITNVSDLENFSETKEKLNAFRSAKPEENTKE
- a CDS encoding D-alanyl-D-alanine carboxypeptidase, with the translated sequence MVVFIYQTKINEARETERQILESQLENSKKEIFENLELQAQAFVIKDIDSGEIIYEYGMYRKMPLASLTKLMTAYVSQKYAPSSFKVEINEQDLKAVGDAKLYPGDTWNLNDIVSFAMVNSSNDAIESIDRNLSAYFGGNNKFVEKMNEEALLLGLYSMEFFNATGLDVNQNTNGGYGSVNDVASLTMHVFNEYPHVLKDTISSRAKFISLSNKEYESINTNTYIDSLSPIIASKTGYTNITGGNLVIIKEIQGKKFVFVVMGSTYEGRFIDMSILARAVEEYLPIKTAYDFKI